The genomic window CATTCACAATATTAACATTCTAAACATACCTTTAACATGATGAACCAAGGACACAATGTGTTGAATAAATGACTCTGAAGTGCTTTTGCTGGCCTGTGGCAACTTAATGTGGTCAAAGATGGATCGGAATTCTTGCTCCTTCTTGACAGAATGGACAAGTGTACTAGCAAGTAGCCTGTCTTTAGTCAAGGAGGCAGGTCTGGAGCATAACAGtaacaaacacacatacaaacaaaatataCCAAATGGTTTGAATATGAAAATGGGAAGTGTGTTCAGAAAATAAGTAACTGGAAAATTAACTACCCATAATTAATTACTGGGTAGCTTGTAGAATTACCTGTTAGAATCATCAAGAGGAACAGGTGCCATTTTGAGTTTGACTTCAGGACGGTGAGAATCACTGGCTATCATTTTGATCCTAAGTGGGCTCTCCTCTCTGAAGGTAGACTTTTCTCGTGAATCCAGGTTCTTGTGAAGAGGGGGACTGTAATCAAAGAGGTCTTTGAGCTTTTCAGACTTTACCTGCTCAGGTGACTGAGTTTCTTTCTTTACTGTTATTCTCTCAGAATTTTTGTCGTCTTCCTTGTGCTTATCTTTTGTAGTGCTAGGCCTCTCCACTACATATCCAGTCTCtttaagtttataatttttttcttctctaaatcCATCACTTTCTCTGTTGCCTTTCAGTGAAGCTTTGGACTTGTACTTGGGTCCCTCCTCCTCAGTATTCCGATGAGATGTGGATGCAAAATTTTTACCCTGATCTGCAAGGACTGACTTCCTGAACTGTCTATaatcctctgtctcctctgtgtCATCCCCTTCTGAATCATTAAACTTTTGTTTTCCAGACTCTTTGTCACTGAAATAATCTAGAGCTTCCTGatcttcccactctccctctgccctccctttTTCTGATCCTTTCTCCTTtggagtctctttatctctggTATTACCCCTGTCGAGCAGGAAAACTCTAGATTCTTCATCTGTGAACCTGTGAATAAGCAAAAAGAATAGTAAGTCTAGATTGCATTTATTGTGAATCACCTTATCTGTGCTAATAAAATGCTACCAGTAATGAGAGCAAAACAACCTATTAAAAAAAGTGCCTCTACAGATTTTACTTTTTTCAGTGATTCTACACATGCAACACTTTTTAAATTCAAGTCTGAGAAACAGTAGTAACTTGCCTATCAGaattcttataaataaatttcagattCATCAGTTTATTGTAGTATTAACATATTTAACATTCTAACTGAATCATAGAACGGTTTATATTCTACTCTATGATTCCTGACAATAGTAGTGtatcaatttaataaaattaattttagccaATACCTACAATTGGGTTCAGAACAATTTCAGAACATATCATAAATACCATGCTCGCTCTATATTCCCTCATTTATAATTCAATCACCCTACATTAGCAaccaattttcaatttttaagcaCCTCTTAGCAATGCCTAAAATcagaattaaacaaaatatttagaatgtCATTAAAATACATTATCCCTTTCTATTaggcatatttataaaaattgggAAGCTGGACTGTTTATTAAGATTACATAATGAAACCACATTATATACATCACATTATGACAATATGTTTTACAGGCTAATCGCTAGTTACATTTTAGCCTAcataatttcttctcttttacaACCTTTTTTCTGgaatgaagtttaaaaaaattacgtTTTAGAAGAATACAAACAAATCTGAGTTAATATAACTTCCAAGTGAGTTAAAACAATATAGAATTACAAAAGGAAGCCATGAGCTAAACCACTTCACAATAACAATCATTTAAATCCAGACAAAAATTCAAGGGAACAAAAAGATTACCATATCCCAAACACTCTATTTTAGTTCTTACCTTTTTAAGAATTTTCCTGTCTTCGCAGTTTCCTGATCTCCCCCATCAGGATAAAATGCACGTCCCCTAGACTCATCTCTTGGAGCATTCTGCGGTGTGATTGTCTTTGCAGGGCTTCTTCTTGAAGGGATGTGATGAATTGGACTATTTTGAGAAGGACTGTATCGACTAGATCCATTTCCAACAGAACCAGATCCAGACCTTTCAGGACTATGCTGAATGGAATGTGAATGCTGAGAGGGGGTATTTTTTGCTGAGTGGACAGTACTAAGCATAGGAGCATCAGAGCATGATGAACTCTGACTAGGTGGTGTAGCAATAGGTGAAGGACTGTGCGGAGATCTAGGACTATTATCATACGCTGAAAGACCAGGCCAAATATCACCAGATGTAGCTGATGATTTATTAAAGTCATCAATAGATTCAGATGGGTCATGTTCAAACGTATCTTTTGGCTCCTCTTgtgatttactttttaaaggaCTCTCTTCTTGAGGCTCCCCTtctgcttttttggtttgtttttcctgAGACCCTCGTCTTTTAGAAACAGGAGATTTGCTATACGGGGATGAagaacgagatgatgatgatcttGGAGACCTAGAGGATCTATATGACCGACGAGATCTGCTTCGAGATCTTTGAGAAGAAACCGATCTTCTTTTTGGACTCCTAGAACGTGAACGACCTCGTCTAGGACTCCTAGAGTGTCTTCTATTCCAGACAGGTCTATAACCACCACGATGATATCTACCACCTCCTCCTTGATAATACCCTCTACCCCTTCCTCTATACCCATAAGGTCGCCTCATTCCTCTATTATTTCTGTAATCTCGACGATAATCTCTAGAATAAATACGATCTCTACTGCGAGACCTTGAATATGTCCTGGAACGAGACctagaactaaaaataaaataaatatcaatgcaAGAAAAGTTAATTCATCCTACAATTCTAATTACTTCTGCTTGAACATAATGTAAATACATTGTCAAAAtcagacactttaaaaaaaagactcactAACTGTAAACATTCATTGGTTTCATGGAACATAGTGTCAATTCTAAGGTAAATAGTAATGGGGGACCAGAGTGCTACagtcggtagggcacttgccttgaaagcagctcatccatatgggatgctggatccCCGGCGCAacatcaggaggaattcctgagtgcagagccaggcatgacccatgagcattgctaggtttggcccaaaaaacagaaacttaGAATAAATTAAAGGCCGTAGGAAAGAAGGCACAGGAAAAAGGGACGCAAGAATCAACACGTCCAACAACACAAAATACCAAACTACAATAAATTTATGCAGGCATTTCAAGTGATAAAGTAAAAGAATACCTACAGACAACtaatcacagtgaaataccaCTAGCTTAAAAAAGTTAAGCTGAAAATAGAATTATGAAATACTAGTTCGTAGTAAAATTTGGATGAAAAATCATAAACTACTAACTCTTAGTAACATTagggtgatttttattttcaaccttCTATCTCTAAAATTTTCTATACAAAGTGCTAATATGTAATGCCAGTTATTCATTTTTGAACAAATCTATTTATGAAGACTTCAATCAGGAATGAGAAACTATGAAACATGCAAAGATTTTTTCACAGCCAGTCTTTCATTATCCAATTcctcttaataataaaaatgcaaagaaacgTAACATTAAGAACTTGGGATCTGTAATCAAACTAAGCAGACTCAAATCTACATTCTGCCATTTACTAGATTGCAACCAAAATAACCCTCAATTCTCCAACAATGAGAATACTACGTCCATTTATAGGCTTGAGAATAACATATTAGTGGTTTTAGCACTGTCTATAACAAGCACTCTAAAAATATTAGCTgacatatcattaaaaaaaactagaaacaccATAATTCACCTGTATCTCTTCTTTCTAGAGTGTGATCTTGATCTTGATCGAGAACTAGACTGTGATCTAGATTTTGATCTTGAAGAATGTGATCTAGAATTGGAGCGACCCATTTCTTTTATCCTAGTCAAATAGGAGAGCAAAAACGGTTAAAAAGCACAATACACCTAGAAAGTTTCACACTATTAACTTATTGTTAGGTACAAAACTGAATTTTATAAGACAACTTTTTCAAGATAATTTATCATCACTTTTTGGGAACGAGGCATACAGAGGGGGTAGGCCAGGACACACCCAGTCAGCGGTGCTCACTTTATTCCTTTATCTGTattcaagaattattccttgcaagtttggggaccatatggagtaccagcgATCAAATCTGGGCAAATCACATGCAAGGAATATAAATTCCCTACCCCCTGtcctatggctctagcccctacCATTACTTTTTAAGTGAGTAGAAGTCAGTCAATAATCCCTGATCAAAACTGTACTTTCACCTGCATGACAGATACTGCATGTTAAAGAAATGACAGAAGATTTTTATGGACTGCCCACCTATGTGTCTCAGTCCAAAAAGGCAGCAGCTGCTCAAgccagaaagatcaatgaatgaTATCAGACTGCATAAAGTATATTAGATGGTATTCCGTGCCCAATACAAAAGCCTACCTCTCCTGTAAAAAGACAATCATCAGAAAATTTATTACAGGTAATAAACcttgaaacaaataaaagtggTGCAATACTAAGAAAAATCAACCTATCAGACCATCAGTTCAGTGCTTTTTGGCTTTGAAATAAGTTACCGTTATAAAATACTGCCTAGAATAATGCTGGGTAGTCTCCTAGCACAATAAATTCTAAGTCAGAACAGATGAAGCTATAGCTGTTCTACTGTCATGActacagaagaaaaattaatttataacaatTCCCAATTCTCCCTTATTTTATAAGATGAAAAGGATATAAAAGATAAACCATATAAACAGCAGCAAGGTATGTGAAAGCTCTAAGAAAATAACTTTAGCACCATCATCCTATCTTTTCTTATACTACGGCTAAATACAAATAGAATAAATTGGACCTCCTTAATtagaaaatcaaaaacaaaactttcattCCAAGTTGATTTCTACTATAGTTCTTTCTAAATTTCCAAAACTTATTACTCAAAACTAAGTATTTCATAGATGGACGGAAGGGGACACCAGTGAAGGGACTGGCGTTAGAAGATTttacacctgaaactcaaatcATAAGTAACTTGTAATTTGGTAATTAATTCACAGtgatcaattatttttttaaatattaggaagCACTTCTACAAACAAATTCATTAAACTTCAAACTGCCACAAATTCAAGTACTTCTCCCACAACTGATGACTTCTGAAAGCACATATTTTACCTCAGCTTCACTTAAAACAGTACTTCAAAATACTGAGTCAGATTACATAAGAGGCAGTAACATATCTATAAcctcaaaaaatataaatgacttaAGTTTCAACAAAAATCACTTCAAAATAAAGTATTATCTTAATGGATAAATACcatctttgttttcatttcaagtaaacaaaaatacacagaGTTGAAGAGGGGACCAAATGAGTTGAACACAAAATTCACTTAATACAGTGCTTAGCAAATAATCAGTTTTAATTACCTTAACCCTAGTGAAAGGGAGAAAAGTTATGGAACTCCTCTTGTTGTATAAGGGAAGATGAGTTAAATAAACGGCTATACATTGTcttttttaaacagttttttatGTTGTGAATCTTTAAAGAGGTATGTTTAAGAAGAAACAGCAAACACTCAACCTAGAAGGTTTAAAGAGAGATATAAAGAGAATCTTTTTCCtaaaacttacttttaaaatCCAATTTATTTAATGCAAATCACCAATACAAGCAAAATACAACTTACAATACATCACTTTTAATCACTAAATCATAATTCAGCAGTAATACTTTCTCTAAAAGTCCAAACTACAATTAGACAACATTACCTAGGATTTTTTGCAGATCAGGTAGTCAAAGTGAAGTCCTAGTATACTGTAAAACTTCCTGAAGACAATGTTCTGAGAAACTAATCTCTAAATTCAAATACCtggcaaagataaaaaaatataaatttaatcatGGCACATTTAGTACAGTAAAACTTTTAATAAAGGGAGGAAATGAAAAGTAGCTAACCTTTAACCATAAAAATCTAGGAACTTAGTTTTAATCAAAATTCAACAGTGGCATTAACTGGTAGTATGCACCTTTACTTTTTAAGCATTCAATTTTAGGCTGGGAGCTCCGTCATCAGATCTTGTGTTTTGTTTCTACTTCccatatagatacatacatacatgtatacattaattataattttaaattctaattttccaattggacctgagtttgatcaatGGAACAACATAAGGTCCccacaggaatgattcctgagtgcacagcacaccccagtgtgacccaacaaacaagaaaaaagagcagacaaataaatgaaatctaCTTGAAGTCAATACTTATCCGAATTTACCACTTCCAGGAGATTAAATGTCATATAAAACATTACACAAAATACTGAAAACTTAATTTATAACATTCAGGGGTTATTATAtgcttaatttaaaataacaaaaactggAGGAACAGAAATGAAACAATACAAGATTGGTGCTTGCCTACACAGAGAACTGAGAACAGAGAACACAAGCTTATGTTTGAAATGGATATGAATATCTATGAATCTTTCCAAGTGCTCAATCTGAAACAATATGCAAAAAGATTGGAAACACAAAGCCTAAAGATATAAGATTAAACTAGTGattcagaaaaaattttaaagtcccCTAAAATCCAACTATCTCAACCCAGAAAATTTAACAATTTCTCTGTCATGTAAAGAATCAATTGTCAAATCCTTACTCCAAGTCATTATTTGTTGAAGTCTGAAGgaaatatatactaaaaataaaaaagggaattataatatatatacttcACAATATAGAAATATGTTCAGGCATTCAGATCAAGAACTCAAAAATCATGTAAACtatgacagaaaaaaaaccaCTAAACATGTAATACTTGCTATGTAGTATTTCATATCAGTTTTTAAATGTAGGTATATGCACAAAGCACTATAAGGGTAACCTGACTAGGTCCTTGCTCTACAAAAGACACAGATGTGCAGAAATCAACAATTCATAGACAAACATTTAAGTACCAACAATGCCAAAACTGTTCTATGTGAAAACATTTCATTTACTGCCCATAATCTTGTGCGCTATGTATTTTAAGACGTTACATTCCCTCGAATAGAGGCTAGGTTCAActgaaggttaaaaataaaattatttaggtGAAGAGGACTAGGGAAAAAGGCCCATGGGCCCTAAGATGCTTAACATTTAAGCTAAAGATCACagtgccaagatccagagaaagCGCTTTCTAGGCAGAGAAGGCTAATTTAAGCAAATTCAGGGTCAAGAAACCAGTCAAGTTGAGGCAGGGTAATCAGAAAAGGGTTAAAGAGAGGAAACCACCAGATCAAATTGTCATCTACCAAGTAGGTCAGACTAAAGAGTCTAGATTTTATTCTAATATAAGGGGTGAAGCAGCTGGCTGGTTTGTCCAGGGAAGGCATAACATCTGACTTACATTTAAGATGGCTGTAGAGGATAGAAAACAGAGAGGAAAATAGGAAGACAAATTAGAAGATATAAGTTCAAAATAATGGTTGCCCAGACTAAGGCTGGAACAAATAAACATGGGGAGGAAAAAGCAAATCTAAAATCTAGCTTGAAAATGTAGCCAACAGTACTCGATCATAGGCTGTTAGGGCTGTGGAGCAAAGGAACAAAAATCAATATTGTCCCTAAATCCTACAGGGGCTCAAACAAACGGGAGAATGGAaagttggggaggaggggggaacaAAAGATTTTGTTTGTTCTCATAGGTTGTTGCCCATGGCTACAAAGTACAAGTAATCCAGAAATTGGGCAAGATTTCCAGATTCCAACTCCTGTTCTCTTTCCAATATGCTGACAGGTTTCTAGTATTCAAAATTAAACCTACTACTCTgaacaaaaaattacttttaaaaaagtaaccaCTTCAGTTATCTTTATCCACTTGATTCATCAACATCAGTAAAGTGACAAGGGGATAAATGAACAAATTAAGGGACTATTGGCTACATAAAAATGACTTCTAAATAAAAGGCAAAGACAACCCTACTCAATAAAATAGGGGAAACTAAACCTACCAAGATGGATATTTTAGTTTACACATACGTTTAGCCTGTTAACAGTTTCAGGTAGTTGAGGCTCTGTATTTCTGTAAAACAAATATTGCTCTTCTCATTTGAAATAATCCTATCAGGTAACATTCAGATTCAATTCCAAAAAAACCTAAAACCTAAGTCAgtacctctcctcccctcttaaTATATCACCTGTGTTTTTGTTCGCTCTCCTCACATTCCCTaataacacacaaaaaagagaaatactaaaAAAGATTCTGAGGTAACAATGATGGGCACTATTTAAGAAACTGGATGTAAACAACAAAATTTGTACTAATAAATATAATCTAAATATTGAATCTATACCCTGGGCTACACTGGCCTTAATTTCCTTTCCTACTCCTTTAATGAATCGTCAATATCATTGAAAATGTACAAATTTCAGCTAGTGATCAACAATTATGAATGAAGTTTCTGGAAACTCAATCCAATACTTTGCGTAGATTGAAAAAATACCCATTTCTGCATGTCTTCCCATTGCAGTTAATCTTGCGATTGACAGAAAGCTATCCACAAAAGTCATTCAATAAATTCAACTCGACCCCAGTCTACCAGAAAACCCCTTTCTTACAGGTTTGTTTCCAGGTCCTAACAAACTAATGCTCTTcaagaatcttatttttaaaaatctcctttgCTACCACTTATTCAAATTAAAGGGGATTTCAGCGTTTAACCACATTTACTAACGAAAACAAGATTCTACCCAGAACAACAGATTGTCTTAAGATTCCTTGACCATGAATAACTTTAGAAACATTTTACATCATCAATTGTTCTAACTTGATGTGgatcacatgaaaaataaaataaaattttcagtaatttttccTATATAACGGTCTGTCATTGTCTTAACAGTAAACCAGAGATAGCAACTAGAATGGTAGAGGAATGAGGATTCACAAGGCAAGAAATTTTGCATATGAACCTCCTCCCACTCCCTAAAAAATCATAGTGCTGAAACGTAAAATTCGTGTCAGAAAGCAGTTTATCCGTTTTGGTGATATTTGCCCTCAATTTCTTTGCCCATTCATTCTAACGTACTTTTTCTTCATCGAGTGCCGCGCTCCGCCGCCAACATTTCTGTCGTAACCGGCGCCGAAATTACTCGAACGGCCGGGCCGGAAGTGCCGTTCCGGGCCGAACGCGGCAGGGGCAACCGGAAACAGTAGCTAAGCACCCCACTCCTACACCGCGGCGCAACCGACTGCTTCAAAACGGAACGGGTCGCCAGGGGAAGCCGAGACTAACCCCGCAGAGAAACACGCCCCCGCGACACCGCGGGCCGGAGGCGGGCGCCGCGATCCGTTAACAAGGCCCGCAGAACGGAACCTTCCGAGAGGAAACAATTATGAGGCGGAGAGAATTAAGTACGAGTAAAGAGGAGTCTAAAGGGCACGGCGAAAAGCGGTCTACCTACCCGGAGAATCGGGCGGCCGCTCAGTAGTTACATCGCCGACCGAAAGGCCCGGCGGCAAAGCGACGATTGCAGCCAATGAGAGACGCACACAAGATGCCCGGCAGGAAGCCGCGAGaaccggggggcggggcgcggagaAAGCAGCCAGAGCGCGTGCGCAGGGCGAGCTCGCAGTCGGGAGCGCGCGGGAGCACGGGCCGAGAAAATGGGGGGAAGGGTTGATGAGGCGGCTCTGCGCACGCGCACGGCAAGGCCGCGCGGTCTCCAGGTCTCGCGCCAACATCACTGCCGCGGGAGCGCGCGCGCGAGCCCTCCTCgcttctccctcaccccacccccaccccttttacGCCTTTCGCCCCTCGAAAACCTGAGGGAAACTGACGGGAAAACACCCAAATAACGGCGCGACGCCTCGTGGGTTCTTCTGTCGCCGTCACACCATCACCACCCACAAAAGACTCAATAAGATTCGTTTCGTCTTCAGCGTTCACTGCCCTCTGAGAAGTTCGAACGCAGCAGGCGCCCTACCTGTCAAGCCGAAGGACGGTCCCCTGGAGCTAGCTCCGTTGTTAACTACACAGCGGCCATCTCCCGACTCAAGAACGGGAGGAAAACCATAGAGGTAGCTTCGACGCGCAAGCTCGTCTCCGTCACTTCCGATTTGGGGCGGGGCCTCCGGGCCACTAAATATCAGCACAGGCCCCGCCCACTCTCCCGCCCTAAACCAGCCCGGCCGCCTGGAAGATGTTGCCTGAGGCTTTCTGGGAAGTCGCGGAAGGAGTCTCGCGCGAAAGTTCGGCGGCTCCGCCTTCCGGCCCCAGCCTCCGCGGGTCGGCGGTACcagtgcggggggcggggtgtgttTGCCTGCCCCTCAGGTCGCCTGGGCCTGCGATGGGAGTCGCTGGCGTCATTTTCTTATCTTGGAACGGAGGAccctttgaatttttgttttgtttcttgggttacacctggcgatgcacagggggttactcctggctctgcactcaggaattactcctggcggtgctcagggcaccatatgggatgatgggaatcgaacccgggtcggccgcgtgcaaggcaaacgccctacccgctgtgctatcgctccagccctcccccttcgGATCTTTTAccctcccattttttttgtttgtggtatTCATTTTTCCTATGGAGTTGAATCCGAccagaaacaaataataataataataataaccccaCTCTGAGGAAAAGTCTAGCATCGTTCCTTAAATGAAAAGCGGCTGCGATCGCGCATCCCAGCGATTTTCCCTACGCCAGGAGGCGCCCACTTCCTTGGACGCCTAACTAGAACCTAGtgagggagcggggagggaggctTTCTGCTTTTCTGGAAAATGTGTCAAAGGCGctaggaaggagagaaagatggCCACGACCTACGTCGCTTCTTGAGTGGCGTCGGACCCGCTCTCTCATCCCAAAGGGTTTTTTCCTGCAATATTCCGGGGCGGCTGGGGCTTGTTTAGCCTCTCTGCTTCAGAGAATGCTTTTTTGCCTCGCGACGTTATTCACGCATGACCACCCTCACCTCGAAACGTGAGCATAGACGTGGGTAATAAATCCGATCCCGAAGCCCGACATCATTGGTGCGGGCCCAGAACTATTATAGATCCAGAGAGCGTGATCAGTCAAAAACACCTCATCGGGTCAGAGACAGTGGAGTCACATTTCATTCACCCTGAATTTGCGATCCGAGCTGCAATGCATTTCCCTCCCATTTAAGACTTCTGAGACCTGCGCTTTCTCCCTGAGGGTCTTAATCGGTTAGTA from Sorex araneus isolate mSorAra2 chromosome 4, mSorAra2.pri, whole genome shotgun sequence includes these protein-coding regions:
- the BCLAF1 gene encoding bcl-2-associated transcription factor 1 isoform X2 translates to MGRSNSRSHSSRSKSRSQSSSRSRSRSHSRKKRYRSRSRTYSRSRSRDRIYSRDYRRDYRNNRGMRRPYGYRGRGRGYYQGGGGRYHRGGYRPVWNRRHSRSPRRGRSRSRSPKRRSVSSQRSRSRSRRSYRSSRSPRSSSSRSSSPYSKSPVSKRRGSQEKQTKKAEGEPQEESPLKSKSQEEPKDTFEHDPSESIDDFNKSSATSGDIWPGLSAYDNSPRSPHSPSPIATPPSQSSSCSDAPMLSTVHSAKNTPSQHSHSIQHSPERSGSGSVGNGSSRYSPSQNSPIHHIPSRRSPAKTITPQNAPRDESRGRAFYPDGGDQETAKTGKFLKRFTDEESRVFLLDRGNTRDKETPKEKGSEKGRAEGEWEDQEALDYFSDKESGKQKFNDSEGDDTEETEDYRQFRKSVLADQGKNFASTSHRNTEEEGPKYKSKASLKGNRESDGFREEKNYKLKETGYVVERPSTTKDKHKEDDKNSERITVKKETQSPEQVKSEKLKDLFDYSPPLHKNLDSREKSTFREESPLRIKMIASDSHRPEVKLKMAPVPLDDSNRPASLTKDRLLASTLVHSVKKEQEFRSIFDHIKLPQASKSTSESFIQHIVSLVHHVKEQYFKSSSMTLNERFTSYQKATEEHSTRQKSPEIHRRIDISPSALRKHTRLAGEERVFKEESQKGDKKLRCDSADLRHDIDRRRKERSKERGDSKGSRESSGSRKQEKAPKDYKEYKSYKEDSKHKSREQDHSRSSSSSASPSSPSSREEKESKKEREEEFKTHHELKEYSGFAGVSRPRGTFFRIRGRGRARGVFAGTNTGPNNSNTTFQKRPKEEEWDPEYTPKSKKYFLHDDRDDGVDYWAKRGRGRGTFQRGRGRFNFKKSGSSPKWTHDKYQGDGIVEDEEETLENNEEKKDRRKEEKE
- the BCLAF1 gene encoding bcl-2-associated transcription factor 1 isoform X1; translation: MGRSNSRSHSSRSKSRSQSSSRSRSRSHSRKKRYSSRSRSRTYSRSRSRDRIYSRDYRRDYRNNRGMRRPYGYRGRGRGYYQGGGGRYHRGGYRPVWNRRHSRSPRRGRSRSRSPKRRSVSSQRSRSRSRRSYRSSRSPRSSSSRSSSPYSKSPVSKRRGSQEKQTKKAEGEPQEESPLKSKSQEEPKDTFEHDPSESIDDFNKSSATSGDIWPGLSAYDNSPRSPHSPSPIATPPSQSSSCSDAPMLSTVHSAKNTPSQHSHSIQHSPERSGSGSVGNGSSRYSPSQNSPIHHIPSRRSPAKTITPQNAPRDESRGRAFYPDGGDQETAKTGKFLKRFTDEESRVFLLDRGNTRDKETPKEKGSEKGRAEGEWEDQEALDYFSDKESGKQKFNDSEGDDTEETEDYRQFRKSVLADQGKNFASTSHRNTEEEGPKYKSKASLKGNRESDGFREEKNYKLKETGYVVERPSTTKDKHKEDDKNSERITVKKETQSPEQVKSEKLKDLFDYSPPLHKNLDSREKSTFREESPLRIKMIASDSHRPEVKLKMAPVPLDDSNRPASLTKDRLLASTLVHSVKKEQEFRSIFDHIKLPQASKSTSESFIQHIVSLVHHVKEQYFKSSSMTLNERFTSYQKATEEHSTRQKSPEIHRRIDISPSALRKHTRLAGEERVFKEESQKGDKKLRCDSADLRHDIDRRRKERSKERGDSKGSRESSGSRKQEKAPKDYKEYKSYKEDSKHKSREQDHSRSSSSSASPSSPSSREEKESKKEREEEFKTHHELKEYSGFAGVSRPRGTFFRIRGRGRARGVFAGTNTGPNNSNTTFQKRPKEEEWDPEYTPKSKKYFLHDDRDDGVDYWAKRGRGRGTFQRGRGRFNFKKSGSSPKWTHDKYQGDGIVEDEEETLENNEEKKDRRKEEKE